GTCATCAAATATAAAGCTAACAATACAATGTTTTTTCTAAGCAATAGTAACATGTAACAAGCAACCAAAGCCTTACCTGGACCTGAAACTTTACACACAGCAGATGGTGGCCAAAACCTGTTAGTCAAGCAAATGATGAATTAAgtattttcatcaagtttcaTCAAGAGGCTATTCTGATGCTGCAGCTATTATTTATAGATCTGTATTCTTTCTGCACTTTGGATCACTAAAACTGCCTACACTTTTTCAGACCCCATACTTCTGGCCTGCACAGAAATGGGTTGCAGAGGACAGTGACTATGGTGGGTATCGTATGTCGTGTGGTGTGGAGGGTTCATGAGAACATGACTATCTGTGAATACAATGATTTTTTTGGTACTTTGAGTGACGTGGTTAAGAACAACTTGCATTTTGATAAGAGGAGGATCTTTCTTTTGTATGCAAATCCTAAAATGCTTGACATTTCTGCATGAGGAGCATGACTGCATTGTACTCTCACCTGATCAGTTCAACGTGCTATGAGGGAACATAGCAATAGAAATATGTaactatataaaaaaatgtagctAAAATTGCAATTAAGAAGGTTTGTCAAGTTTTCGAtttgctttatttcttttccttttagtAATGTCTgtggttattttttattttttttgttctaaatgTAGCTATTTACCTGGCAAAGAGGAACATCCGCAAGAAAGGCATGCTGGAACCCTATGAACAGGTTTGTGCACATATTTGAAATAATTTTGTCTCTCACTATACTCTTTAACGGTTGCCTACTCCATGTCCTTACATGGAAGCCATGCAAGACCACATTGAAAAGTCAGCTGTAGCTTACTTCCCTCATGAAGCAAGCTTTTTTGGGCCTTCATTCACATGTAGAAATGTCAACTATGAGCTCAGTGTAATATTTTCAAGTTATTCATATTTGTAGAGAAATATTAATCAATGTTTTGTTAtattgaaagacatttttttaaatagtttagCCATTGTGTAGTTTCTTAAggtgattttgaaaatacaaaattgAAACAACAGATGTAAAGCTATACTGACTGTTAAGTATCTGTTGTgggtcatcccccccccccccatttgtgtttgtgtcaataTCAATTTGCTGCTTGATGCTGTATTCTGTTATTGTGCTCTACAGGCACATTACAACCACCTCCATGAATTGCTGAACCACAAGTGGGATTTCATTGTGATGCAGGCAACAGAGCAGTACAAGTAGGTGAACCAGGTGTAACATTATAAGAGCTTTAGTTttaaaaattacaaaatgtcaAAGGTTGGAAccaaaatttaaataaaattgtgTAGGCCAAATGTGCTACATACAGCTGacatattaaaacaaaacacctgACTGTCTGACCTCTATAGATCTAAAAGCTCTATTTTCCCTTTCCCATTGGGTCAACCTGTCCCATTAGGGGGAAAGGTAATTTTCCTCTTAAGGGGTCACATTAATCTCatgataaaacatttctttgttggTGAGAGTGGTAtctctggggaaaaaaatgcccCCATCTAAAGCATGAGAGTTTGATGAGTatcaaagctttttttcatTGGCATTAACAGTAATCCGACCTTAAACCAGTTGGGCTCTTATCTGGAATAAGTcatttggaaatattttttagaaatatgTTGTTCTTCCCTCCAGTTATTTTAGGAGTCTACTATAATTGATGCCAAGGCACtggtgcttttaaaaaatggtgaATATAAACCTTTAGAAGACACTCTGTGGTTTCCCTTTAATTTGGCAAACAGGCTGCGTGTTAGTATATACAGgaagttaactgtacatttgaTTAGTTTATTTGATGTACATTTAATTAGTGTATGTAAGCAATCTGTCAACAAAACTAGCATTCTGAGACTATCTTCATCTAgttgcatttttaaattctgtcaTTCTTACCATTCTTTCTGTTTATCTGCACATGTgcgtgtttatgtgtgtgttagggctggtaaggagagaaagaagccaGATCGTGTGGTGTTTGACTGCCAGGAGAGGGCTTACTGGATAGTGAACAGGCCACCGGTGAGTGTGTGACTCTGCTGTATACTGCTGCAGGAACTTTTATGTAATATACTTTAATATACTCCTCCAATATATAATATGTACTCAAatctatacacacacatgcataagcACACATATCAGGAAGTCCCTAATACCTTGTTCGATATACTTATACACATTTCCCTGTATATTTGTCCAGCGTCGCACTCACAGTGCCATGGATGTTGGCCCAGAGCGTCTTATTGATCCCAACACAGATGAGGTAACAGgtcagtatacacacacacacacacacacacacacacacacacacacacacacacacacacacacacacacacacacacacacacacacacacacacacacacacacacacacacacacacaaacagactcgaTCACACACGCACCAACATAGATGCATAGACAAACACAGAATTTACTGAAGCGAAGCAATACAAGTTAGTGTAGTTCTGCTGAACTGAACTCTGTAAACATGTCTACTAAGAGAAATGAATCTCCCTGACACTCTCAGTCTCTCTCACATATGCTTTCTAGTGCTTGTCTTGCTTTTGCTTTTAGTTCTTTGCTTTCCTTTTGACATCACACATGTAACCAGGCCTCAAACTAATAATAACGCAAGTTAGCTTTTctaatttaagttttaaattCTGTGATGTGTTGTTAATGCTTGTTGAAATCAAATGGTGACATGATATCAATGGtaatcattttaataataatagaatataGCACAGCAGTTGAGACACAATATTCATAGTAAGATGGTATTGCCATGGTACAGTGTGTATTGTATAATATGAATATGTATATAGAGAGAAGTGTACATTGAGTATACTGTATGATAATAATAGCAGTAATATAAATGATAATACATTGCAGTACAATATGGTTAAATAGGCTATAAGTACAGTATAGTAcatgaaaatatataatttcAAACATACGATCTCAAGCATGTCAAAATGGATTTAAAGTCACTCCATATCATTCTTGTAGCTTTTAATATTGTATTTTAATATCGTAGTTTTCTCAGTTTCACTCAAATGAAATATCTTCTGCTCTCTTACTGCACATAATGTCTCAAAAAGCCATAGATCAAGACAAAAAAATTCTGTTGATTTGGAGATACAACCTTACCTTACTTTTTTGCTTATACTGTAAAATTGCTGAACTGTGGGAGCACAAGAGCTGTAAGGGATCTAACACAATCATGACTTCAATCAATTTGAACTTGTATTTTCGAGTTCTGAATTTTCATTGCTTGTATTTtcttgttctgtcttttttgtaTTCTCCAACAGATCTCCACACACTGATGAAGATATGAGAACACTGtgtgttaaaaaatgacataaagtaCAGTAGTTTACCCAGCTTCTAATACTTGTGTGTAAACTGCTCTCATATAAATATGGGTTACATGTAGTCTTTAGTCAGTCTCTTCAAGGAAAATAGAGttagtgtttgttttaagtGATATTGAATCAACTAGACACAAACTGAATCATAACTCAAACTTGAACTCTATTCAACCAATCATTTTGTACTAAATTGGCCACAATCAAAAGCTTaacctgaataaataaataaaatcactcGTTAAAGAGATTGTCAGGATCTATGAaattttgattctttttttctgaggagCCAATGCAGATGTATTGATTTATGGATAAAATCAATCGTATCAATTAGATTTTATGAAAATAAGACTCTACCTTCATTTTATCTTGGAGGGACTGTTTACTCTGTTATGCCCCACATGACTATGTGTGCTTCAGTTGTGACTTTCATAGTGGTTTTCAATAGGTGTGACACCAAGTTTACAGTAGCCTCAGTGCCTCAAGTGCTTCATCCTCCTCTGCAAGCAGATTTTTTTAACAGCTCTTTTTTCTTGTCTCTCAGAAAATCAGCTTTGACCAGTACAGACGCATGGTAAGccacagtatttatttattaagtaATTGAATCTAAGAATACCCACCCTGTTTTCTGATTTGATCACGGCAGACCCAACATCTACACACTTACTTATTTTCATTGCTGATTGTTGaagctttaaatgtttctgacaTTGAAAACATCAGCAGTGAGCGGCAATTTTGGCCTTTTGACATCAGTCATTTTGACAAGACTTCTGCAAAAttacctttgtttttctttttttctttagaacATATTCTTTCAACAAGCCATcatgaggtcaaaggtcaaatccAGTGTGTCCCTTGGAGCGTAAGTTCCTCTAATGTCTTATCTATTTGGGTATCTTCCTCGGGATTCCAAATTCAGATTCATCATGCTGTAATTAAATGGTAACATTCAAATCTATATCTGtattaccatagactgtatgataAAAGAtcttgaaataacaaaaaacaggatAAGTTATTAGtgattatttaaaattgtattggCTAGATATGTTTGGAAACGTTGACAGCAGGGTTCAAATAATTCTTTTCTATTCTCATTATAATTCTATTTCTGCAGACTGGTCAAGTACATCACAACTTACAAAAACCATGACCCATTCCTGGCACCCTGTTTACCCAGCAACCCCTGGCTATCAGACAACGACTCGTACTGGAACCTCAATATGAGAAGGTGAGGCCTGAAGAATTAGCTTTTTGTCTATGTCTTTTTATTCGAGAGGAAAATGTATACTTTCAATGACAACAGATCTTGGCctcttttaaataactttttattgCAAACTAgaggaaaggagtcacaggtcacATTCCAACCTGGGGCGCCTGCTTTAGAAGAATGTACATAGAACGTGCATAcgaaccactaggctactgacACCCCACTGTGTTACTACCCTGCTCAACACTTCCTCATACAACTCTACATAGCCCACTTCAATCATTTCTATCCTGTCAGCAGCCTGCAGATGAAACTGTGGACAGAACATAGGGTTATGTAAAAATGCATggcaataaaacaaacaaaataaacggTAACCATAGATCCTTTATCTAGCAGACAATGAACAGTTTCACCTCCTATAATAACAAGTAGCTTAGAATAAGATGGTAGTAGATTAGTGGGAATGGTTTGGATggctgttttctgtctttggggctgtgactcagtggtaaAGTTGGCTGTCTTTAAACCATATGTTCCCAGCTCCTGTAGTCACGTCAAAGTGTCCTTATTGGGCAAGACATTGAACCCCAATTTGCTTCCGCAAGATGTgctatgtgtgtgaatgggtaagtgtGAGCTCTTACCATTTATTAATCTCCTCCTGAGCTTAGTTCCTCACAACCTCTCTAGCAGGGCTTTTTCTCTATTATTGTAACTTCTAGTGAAGCTACGCATAGTTGAAGGGATTTGTAGCATTTTCTGATTAGCTGTGAGGGAACAGTTATCGAGGCCCATACAAACAAAGAAAGGATTGATGACCTTAGATattaaaacttcaaaaagaTGCCATTCcaaagattacatttttacattttgtttttgcttcgTTCAAATGTGTCTGTCCATAACAGTGCATTGTGGACAATTTGCATTGTGACAAAttctgcctctttttttgtATCCAGAGTTGATGCCCCCACTAAGATGCGAGTAGAGCGCTGGTCCTTTAGCTTTTTTGAGCTCCTGAGCGACCTGAGAGGCCGAGATGACTTCAAGGTCTTCCTCAAGAAGGAGTTCAGTGGTATGTCGTTGAGTGCCATTGGTTCTTTAGTGTTGCTTAATTCTGCATTACCAGAGCTCGCTTGGCACTTGAATTTGGCAGGGATGGCTGCCATCTTATACTTTCATTTCATGTGTGCACTGTGCTTTtgctaacactagatggcacaAAATATGTCTACAATGTTGGACAACAGGGTATATCAATGCGGAATGACATAAAAGTTGCTATGGCTAAAATGAAATAGCCAAATGTGAGGGCACCAAATAACATGGGGTTGAGCTAGGAAAAATACTGAGCTAACAATACAGATTCTTTATTGAAATATTCTTGCTCTTCTTATTTCAGATTTCAGAGACATTTTTCAGTTCCTTTATGAAACACAATGAACATGATGTATGTAAAGCTTTTCTGTAAACTGATAAAGAACAATGTTGTTTGATATGACACAAACAATCTAAACAATCTGATATGAACATGCACATCAAGACTAAATACTGCTGCCATTTTGAAAGTTTTCCTTGTAAGTACTTACTGCAACACACAAAATGGTTTTAGAAAGCAAAGGAAGAACACACTCTACCTCAAACTAATATAACGACTCAGTCTTCTGGTGCCTAATCTGGGAAATGACAGGTTATATATTAGTgtccaaatgtaaacaaatgtgtgtgtatttgtgtgtcccAGGAGAGAACTTGGCTTTTTGGGAGGCAGCTGAAGAACTTAAGTGGGGTACAGCATCCTCCATGTCAACAAAAGCAGAGACCATCTTCAAGTAAGAAACATAAATGGGACTATGTGTCAGAAACTATTTATGTAAGGAGTGTTTACTATGGCAACCATTCTGCTCAGTAGACTAGAACTTAACATATcttcaaatatttcatttcatttcatttttgatttatttgctcaattcagtgtatggtttcaacaccataatacacaacaaaaaatattttctcataatgctgaaacactgttcatgagcaaacaggagcaggaagaagaaaacttataaTACCTGCCCTAAATATAAGCAATACATAATGATATTGATCTTGAGAGTCTGTGTGATCAGGACTTTTCTGGCCCCTGGTGCCCCCCGCTGGATCAACATCGATGGCAGGACAATGGGTCTGACAGTTAAAGGCCTGGACCACCCGCACCGCTACGTGCTGGAAGCAGCCCAGACACACGTGTTCCTGCTCATGAAGAAGGTGGGTCTGTCAACTTATTGCTCTGGAGCAAATAGAGCCTGAGATTTACGAGGGTTTAAAGAGTAGTTACTTCATACCTTAAGTGATGACCGAATCATTTGAACATCTGTACATCTGTTTCGACAATAAATATTGGGACAGGATGACGATGTATGCATAAAACCACCCCAGGAGTTTCAGAAAGGTGATTAGGTACGATTCTGTGTTACCAACAGTTAACATATAAAacgtttatttttattttttttacttttctttcttttttatattaaaagtttttgtttttttgttttcaaaggtttattacaaaacaaaagtatGCTGGTTACATTCTTTACATTCTTAAGAACTTGAGCAAATCCAAACCATGATCTAGTCTTAAACCTTACCACATCTTTTTTAGTAAATAAACCTAGCCCAACTAAAAACTTTTCCCAATGTAAACTTCATGTTGATTTTTTgttgaatgacaaaaaaaggtGGCAAGAAATTTTTAATGCGCATTTATTATTTAGATTTGCTTACTTCTctactttgttttaaaagtcTAACCAGATGCTATATATCAAAAAAGGAACCTGGTAACCTGCAGTGTCTTCTGCTTTATTTGGTACAGGATACTTTCTTCCGTTACCTCAAGTCACCAGTGtacaaagaaatgcagaaaaaagcaCTGAACCCCGAGCCTCATAACTTCAGGTTAGTGCCTTAACTGATCCCTTCTAGGAGTTTCTAAATGGACTGAAGAACTCTAAGAATACTTTAATTCCTAAGGAAAAGAGGCTTCAAAAATGATTCTGACTTAATCACCTTTCTTGTTTCCACCCAAGCCAATCTCAGCTGGACCAAAATGCTCAGAACCGAAGTGCAGGCATCCATCCCATCATCCtctggcagcaggaggaggaagaaaaggccaaagctgctgctgccgctgctccCATCGATGTCAAGGCCATGATGAGCAAAATAGACAGAAAGAAGTAGAGCTATACAGTATGAGACATGCAACATGCAAATGAACC
This Labrus bergylta chromosome 16, fLabBer1.1, whole genome shotgun sequence DNA region includes the following protein-coding sequences:
- the rgs9a gene encoding regulator of G-protein signaling 9a — protein: MTIRTARQDRGQHFRPRMHCFKKLEAIVVEMQDQKSGVKGSEQKLNVSTIPHVISGKDVIAWIANKMKSTAEETLVFGTMLVAYGYIYPLQNHKKLVMCNDASLYRFQTPYFWPAQKWVAEDSDYAIYLAKRNIRKKGMLEPYEQAHYNHLHELLNHKWDFIVMQATEQYKAGKERKKPDRVVFDCQERAYWIVNRPPRRTHSAMDVGPERLIDPNTDEKISFDQYRRMNIFFQQAIMRSKVKSSVSLGALVKYITTYKNHDPFLAPCLPSNPWLSDNDSYWNLNMRRVDAPTKMRVERWSFSFFELLSDLRGRDDFKVFLKKEFSGENLAFWEAAEELKWGTASSMSTKAETIFKTFLAPGAPRWINIDGRTMGLTVKGLDHPHRYVLEAAQTHVFLLMKKDTFFRYLKSPVYKEMQKKALNPEPHNFSQSQLDQNAQNRSAGIHPIILWQQEEEEKAKAAAAAAPIDVKAMMSKIDRKK